A single region of the Plasmodium malariae genome assembly, chromosome: 7 genome encodes:
- the MAS1 gene encoding mitochondrial-processing peptidase subunit beta, putative — translation MLLLRKRVQSTIVWTHGGSIFSFARRNKTTQNLAQEIANQTITKVSELPNKLKIATVKNSCEIPTVGIWISSGSKYENKYNNGVAHFLEHMIFKGTRKRSRIQLEKEIENMGAHLNAYTAREQTGYYCKCFKEDIKWCIELLGDILTNSVFDENLIEMEKHVILREMEEVEKSKDEVIFDKLHMTAFRDHPLGYTILGPVENIKNMNRQEILNYIQKNYTSDRMVLCAVGNVEHEQIVKLAEQNFGHFKPQEKAILTKNNIDEKPFFCGSEIIVRDDDSGPSAHVAVAFEGVEWKSPDSITFMLMQCIIGSYKKNEEGIVPGKLSANRTVNNICNKMTIGCADYFTSFNTCYNNTGLFGFYVQCDELAVEHALGELMFGITSLSYSITDEEVELAKIQLKTQLISIFESSSTLAEEVSRQILVYGRKIPLAEFILRLNEIDTDEVKRVAWKYLHDRDIAVAAIGALHGMPQYIDLRQKTYWLRY, via the coding sequence ATGCTCCTTCTCCGGAAAAGAGTGCAAAGTACCATTGTTTGGACCCACGGGGGGAGCATTTTCTCTTTTGCTCGAAGGAACAAAACAACACAAAACCTAGCGCAAGAAATAGCCAATCAGACAATTACAAAAGTTAGTGAATTACCGAATAAGCTAAAAATTGCTACAGTAAAAAATAGCTGTGAAATACCTACAGTAGGTATATGGATAAGTAGTGGGAGTAAATATGAAAACAAGTATAACAACGGTGTTGCACATTTTTTAGAGCATATGATATTCAAGGGAACACGTAAAAGAAGCAGAATACAGTTAGAAAAAGAGATAGAAAACATGGGAGCACATTTAAATGCATATACAGCTAGAGAACAGACGGGTTACTATTGCAAATGCTTTaaagaagatataaaatGGTGTATTGAACTGTTAGGGGATATACTAACGAATAGTGTATTTGATGAAAATTTAATAGAAATGGAAAAGCATGTAATACTAAGAGAGATGGAAGAAGTAGAGAAGTCAAAGGATGAAGtaatttttgataaattaCACATGACTGCTTTTAGAGATCATCCATTAGGATATACTATTTTAGGACCTgtggaaaatataaaaaatatgaacaggcaagaaattttaaattacatacagaaaaattatacatcCGATAGAATGGTTTTATGCGCAGTTGGAAATGTAGAACATGAACAGATTGTTAAGTTAGCTGAACAGAATTTTGGTCACTTCAAACCGCAGGAAAAAGCTATATtgacaaaaaataatatagatgAAAAACCATTCTTTTGCGGTTCCGAAATCATTGTTAGAGATGATGACTCAGGGCCAAGTGCACATGTAGCAGTTGCATTTGAAGGAGTAGAATGGAAATCACCTGACTCTATCACCTTCATGTTAATGCAATGTATAATTGGtagttacaaaaaaaatgaagagggTATAGTACCAGGTAAATTATCTGCTAACAGAactgttaataatatatgtaataagaTGACAATAGGATGTGCTGACTATTTTACTTCTTTCAATACATGTTATAATAACACAGGTCTATTTGGCTTTTATGTACAATGCGATGAGCTAGCTGTTGAGCATGCCCTTGGTGAATTAATGTTTGGTATTACTTCCTTAAGTTATAGTATTACAGATGAGGAAGTAGAGCTAGCCAAAATTCAATTAAAAACGCAGCTTATTAGTATATTTGAATCATCATCTACCTTAGCTGAAGAAGTGTCAAGACAGATATTAGTTTACGGAAGAAAAATTCCATTAGcagaatttattttaagatTAAATGAAATAGACACAGATGAAGTAAAGAGAGTTGCTTGGAAATACCTCCATGACCGCGATATAGCTGTTGCTGCCATAGGTGCATTGCATGGTATGCCTCAGTACATTGATCTACGCCAAAAAACCTACTGGTTGAGATATTAG
- the PmUG01_07045500 gene encoding conserved Plasmodium protein, unknown function, with amino-acid sequence MDDKLFFQNFENINEDSLPSPLIKHSDECKKFNRCRRNKNNDEDSLKGLSKPNEENKNNDKHYLCININRYNGQCYHIKIPIIDDIHFHFVIGESLIYLLNMYLQKRVISRSLYNKILFSFQLVSHTKWKKTIKEEKEEEKKEEKKEEKEEEKKEEKEEEKKDEKKDEKKEEKKKKKKKKKKEEKKEEKKEEKKEEKKEERIHDNYPSLCFFSSFIRICKDIAITDTLNELKESKENKWNIRGKLINSKKENNVQLLYVENAFLTHNKIVLHLPLLKIKSIDI; translated from the exons ATGGATGAcaaacttttttttcaaaattttgaaaacatCAATGAAGATAGCTTACCATCACCATTAATAAAACACTCAGACGAATGTAAAAAGTTCAACAGATGTAgaaggaataaaaataatgatgaagATTCACTCAAAGGGTTGAGCAAACCAAATGAAGAGAACAAAAACAATGATAAGCATTAtttgtgtataaatattaacagATATAATGGACAGTGctatcatataaaaataccaATCATTGATGATATtcatttccattttgttaTAGGGGAGTCCCTTATTTACCTTcttaatatgtatttacagAAAAGAGTTATAAGCAGGagcttatataataaaattcttttttcatttcaatTAGTAAGTCatacaaaatggaaaaaaacaataaaagaagaaaaagaagaagaaaaaaaagaagaaaaaaaagaagaaaaagaagaagaaaaaaaagaagaaaaagaagaagaaaaaaaagatgaaaaaaaagatgaaaaaaaagaagaaaaaaaaaaaaaaaaaaaaaaaaaaaaaaaagaagaaaaaaaagaagaaaaaaaagaagaaaaaaaagaagaaaaaaaagaagaaagaatACATGACAACTATCCCTCTTTGTGCTTTTTCTCATCGTTCATACGGATATGCAAAGacatt GCAATAACTGACACGTTAAATGAACTGAAGGAATCGAAAGAGAACAAATGGAACATAAGGGGAAAACTGATAAACtccaaaaaagaaaacaatgTACAACTATTGTACGTAGAAAATGCATTTCTCACCCATAATAAGATTGTGTTACATTTgcctttattaaaaattaagtcGATAGATATTTAG